In one Mucilaginibacter ginsenosidivorax genomic region, the following are encoded:
- a CDS encoding protein-tyrosine phosphatase family protein — translation MQDEIAHLLFLIQTGQKSKAEVVAVLNDIREDIKNDPSKGKELGPYIRLINDAIKPEPSSTGINWVLVDGGFLAIGHKPGGKISLDGLKHDGATAIITLLHENEGAVQIGTKTKQAGMEWLWFPFSASKPNEQYDTTNVLKLFNQLQLLLKGGGKIYIHCSAGIHRTGMITYGLLRYIGYDKNVALQMLTNLRGVTANQVGADRLLWGDKYATKKE, via the coding sequence ATGCAAGACGAAATTGCCCATCTCCTCTTCTTAATACAAACCGGCCAAAAATCCAAGGCCGAAGTAGTGGCCGTGCTTAACGACATTAGGGAGGATATAAAAAACGATCCCTCCAAAGGAAAGGAGTTGGGGCCATATATCCGCTTAATTAACGATGCTATCAAACCGGAACCCTCATCAACAGGTATTAACTGGGTACTTGTTGATGGGGGCTTTTTAGCCATAGGCCATAAACCGGGCGGAAAAATTTCTCTTGATGGCTTAAAACACGATGGTGCCACGGCCATAATTACCCTGTTACATGAAAATGAAGGCGCTGTGCAAATTGGAACAAAAACCAAACAAGCCGGGATGGAGTGGCTATGGTTCCCGTTTTCGGCTTCCAAACCCAATGAACAATACGATACTACCAACGTTTTAAAGCTATTTAACCAATTGCAGTTGTTATTAAAAGGTGGCGGTAAAATATACATCCATTGCTCTGCCGGTATCCACCGCACAGGCATGATAACTTATGGCCTGCTGCGTTACATCGGGTATGATAAAAATGTAGCACTGCAAATGCTTACCAATTTAAGGGGCGTAACAGCCAACCAGGTGGGGGCCGACCGCCTGCTATGGGGAGATAAATACGCCACTAAAAAAGAGTAA